One genomic region from Conexibacter woesei DSM 14684 encodes:
- a CDS encoding sigma-70 family RNA polymerase sigma factor, which yields MSVAELQELEEIKGLVNRGTQLGVLTYAEIARAVSELDLDESDVEDLHGFLERAEIELVEEIDPATTASNQVERAPDRRRGRRARTALDLKPDMTTDSLQLFLKDIGKVRLLTAQEEVDLAKRIERGDLDAKQKMVESNLRLVVSIAKNYRNQGLPFLDLIQEGTLGLVRAAEKFDYRKGFKFSTYATWWIRQAIARALADKARTIRIPVHVVEKLNKIGRAERKLVTELGREPTAEEIADVTGIDPEEVDSIKRSAQAPVSLEKPVGDEEESEFGQFIADERAESPYERAAEILTKEALREALENLSYRERRVLELRYGLGGEHPRTLDEVGRTFNVTRERIRQIENQSLKKLQSLAEAQKLRDVA from the coding sequence ATGTCAGTAGCTGAACTTCAGGAACTCGAAGAGATCAAGGGCCTCGTCAACCGCGGCACGCAGCTCGGCGTCCTGACGTACGCCGAGATCGCGAGAGCGGTCAGCGAGCTCGATCTCGACGAGTCGGACGTCGAGGACCTGCACGGCTTCCTCGAGAGAGCCGAGATCGAGCTCGTCGAGGAGATCGATCCGGCCACGACGGCGAGCAACCAGGTCGAACGCGCGCCCGACAGACGTCGCGGCCGCCGCGCGAGAACCGCGCTCGACCTCAAGCCCGACATGACGACCGATTCCCTTCAGCTGTTCCTGAAGGACATCGGCAAGGTGCGGCTGCTCACCGCCCAGGAGGAGGTCGACCTCGCGAAGCGGATCGAGCGCGGCGACCTCGACGCGAAGCAGAAGATGGTCGAGTCGAACCTTCGCCTCGTCGTCTCGATCGCGAAGAACTACCGCAACCAGGGCCTGCCGTTCCTCGATCTGATCCAGGAGGGCACGCTCGGCCTCGTGCGCGCCGCGGAGAAGTTCGACTACCGCAAGGGCTTCAAGTTCTCGACCTACGCGACCTGGTGGATCCGCCAGGCGATCGCGCGTGCGCTCGCCGACAAGGCGCGCACGATCCGCATCCCGGTCCACGTCGTCGAGAAGCTGAACAAGATCGGCCGTGCCGAGCGCAAGCTCGTCACGGAGTTGGGCCGCGAGCCCACCGCCGAGGAGATCGCCGACGTGACGGGGATCGACCCGGAGGAGGTCGACTCGATCAAGCGCTCCGCGCAGGCGCCGGTCTCGCTGGAGAAGCCGGTCGGCGACGAGGAGGAGTCCGAGTTCGGCCAGTTCATCGCCGACGAGCGCGCGGAGTCTCCCTACGAGCGGGCTGCCGAGATCCTCACGAAGGAAGCCCTTCGCGAGGCGCTCGAGAACCTCTCCTACCGCGAGCGCCGCGTGCTGGAGTTGCGCTACGGCCTCGGCGGCGAGCATCCGCGCACGCTCGACGAGGTCGGCCGCACGTTCAACGTCACGCGCGAGCGGATCCGCCAGATCGAGAACCAGTCGCTCAAGAAGCTGCAGTCGCTCGCGGAGGCGCAGAAGCTCCGCGACGTCGCGTAG
- a CDS encoding septal ring lytic transglycosylase RlpA family protein: MLAAALLAAALPSAPAFAAATSGGASPDAPAPTDGETTGTGGTIAVGTPLASASANGITITSRSAALLKQRANVTGVAPASLGQVRIEQLGADGAWTAVTTAAVAADGGFKATWRPGALGAQQLRAVAATSASRAADGAPQLGVTVYRPGVASWYGPGFYGGKTACGVKLTKSTLGLAHKTLPCGTQVQVLYRNKTLTVPVIDRGPFISGRSWDLTKATHTAIGGLDGLVTIGALPLADAPLVKTPYQAPPTSGKRF, encoded by the coding sequence GTGCTCGCCGCTGCCCTGCTCGCGGCCGCGCTGCCCTCCGCCCCCGCGTTCGCCGCCGCCACCAGCGGCGGCGCGTCCCCCGACGCGCCCGCGCCCACCGACGGCGAGACGACGGGCACCGGCGGCACGATCGCGGTCGGCACGCCGCTCGCGTCCGCCAGCGCGAACGGGATCACGATCACGTCGCGCTCCGCGGCGCTGCTCAAGCAGCGCGCGAACGTGACGGGCGTCGCGCCGGCCTCCCTCGGCCAGGTCCGCATCGAGCAGCTCGGCGCCGACGGCGCATGGACCGCGGTCACGACCGCGGCGGTCGCCGCGGACGGCGGCTTCAAGGCAACGTGGCGCCCCGGCGCGCTCGGCGCCCAGCAGCTGCGCGCGGTCGCCGCGACGAGCGCCTCGCGCGCCGCGGACGGCGCACCGCAGCTCGGCGTCACGGTCTACCGCCCGGGCGTCGCGAGCTGGTACGGCCCGGGCTTCTACGGCGGCAAGACGGCGTGCGGCGTGAAGCTGACGAAGTCGACGCTCGGGCTCGCCCACAAGACGCTGCCGTGCGGCACGCAGGTGCAGGTGCTCTACCGCAACAAGACGCTGACCGTGCCCGTGATCGACCGCGGCCCGTTCATCAGCGGCCGCTCGTGGGACCTGACGAAGGCGACCCACACCGCGATCGGCGGCCTCGACGGCCTCGTCACGATCGGCGCGCTGCCGCTCGCCGACGCACCGCTGGTCAAGACGCCCTACCAGGCGCCGCCGACCTCCGGCAAGCGCTTCTAG
- a CDS encoding GGDEF domain-containing protein, translating to MTDSRTPRPHRPEPIGWGTVEPLAGRAQTIAKGWLLLLLERAPLDAVGAIPAAALAAEGPALCNAVVRALGSDVELDRLRPDGDLAALAGRIGPLAGAGPGDAAATVAAVDALRACIWAAALDTPASADAATVRALADRLGEVTAVVTGTAVATAVPAVAAAPPAAAQAAGPPAPHAAPPPATAGLPPAAAPPAPPPAAAPAAGPPAPAASPPPAAAPPPAAPPPAAPPPAAPPPAAPPPAAPPPREDEPLPHGEEPANGGPAPFAEPAYGEPAPEVHDLRAGQPDAADSPNGSVTQLPQRPDADLRHGAAGAMDDGDLWIATLERHIDRCQREGGGLALLRVELVDADRVAASAPEGQAGVPYGRLAQAVRRAIRRQDLVASDHQGRAWVIAPGVGRAGAIALAERIGAGVEHGETWRGAPLAATIGFAVYGEDGRDGPTLIDRAEEAMLAATAAGVRIGEAIPQSDDDGQSGPRLVR from the coding sequence ATGACGGATTCGAGGACGCCCCGTCCTCATCGGCCCGAACCCATCGGCTGGGGGACGGTCGAGCCGCTTGCGGGGCGCGCTCAGACGATTGCCAAGGGATGGCTGCTGCTGCTGCTCGAGCGTGCTCCGCTCGACGCCGTCGGCGCGATCCCGGCTGCGGCGCTCGCGGCCGAGGGTCCCGCGCTCTGCAACGCGGTCGTGCGCGCGCTCGGCTCCGACGTCGAGCTCGACCGCCTGCGCCCCGACGGCGACCTCGCCGCGCTCGCCGGCCGCATCGGCCCGCTCGCCGGCGCCGGCCCGGGCGACGCCGCCGCGACCGTCGCCGCGGTCGACGCGCTGCGCGCGTGCATCTGGGCCGCCGCGCTCGACACGCCCGCCTCCGCTGACGCCGCCACCGTCCGCGCGCTCGCCGACCGCCTCGGCGAGGTCACCGCCGTCGTGACCGGCACCGCCGTCGCGACAGCCGTGCCGGCCGTCGCCGCGGCGCCGCCAGCTGCCGCGCAAGCCGCTGGGCCGCCGGCGCCGCACGCCGCGCCGCCGCCAGCCACCGCGGGGCTGCCGCCAGCCGCCGCGCCCCCTGCGCCGCCGCCGGCTGCCGCGCCAGCCGCTGGGCCGCCCGCGCCCGCCGCCTCCCCGCCGCCCGCCGCCGCGCCGCCGCCCGCCGCGCCGCCGCCCGCCGCGCCGCCGCCCGCCGCGCCGCCGCCCGCCGCGCCGCCGCCCGCCGCGCCGCCGCCGCGCGAGGACGAGCCGCTGCCGCACGGCGAGGAGCCGGCGAACGGCGGACCGGCGCCGTTCGCGGAGCCGGCCTACGGCGAGCCGGCGCCGGAGGTCCATGACCTGCGGGCAGGGCAGCCGGATGCGGCCGACTCGCCCAACGGCTCGGTCACGCAGCTGCCGCAGCGGCCCGACGCCGACCTGCGCCACGGCGCGGCTGGGGCGATGGATGACGGCGACCTGTGGATCGCGACGCTGGAGCGCCACATCGACCGCTGCCAACGCGAGGGCGGCGGGCTGGCGCTGCTGCGCGTCGAGCTGGTCGACGCCGACCGCGTCGCCGCGAGCGCGCCGGAAGGCCAGGCGGGCGTTCCCTACGGCCGGCTGGCGCAGGCGGTCCGCCGTGCGATCCGCCGCCAGGATCTCGTCGCCTCCGACCACCAGGGCCGCGCGTGGGTGATCGCGCCCGGCGTCGGTCGTGCCGGCGCGATCGCGCTGGCCGAGCGGATCGGCGCAGGCGTCGAGCACGGCGAGACGTGGCGCGGCGCGCCGCTCGCCGCGACGATCGGCTTCGCCGTCTATGGCGAGGACGGCCGCGACGGGCCGACGCTGATCGACCGCGCCGAGGAGGCGATGCTCGCCGCGACGGCCGCCGGCGTGCGGATCGGCGAGGCGATCCCGCAGTCCGACGACGACGGGCAGTCCGGCCCGCGTCTCGTCCGCTGA